A genome region from Artemia franciscana unplaced genomic scaffold, ASM3288406v1 PGA_scaffold_200, whole genome shotgun sequence includes the following:
- the LOC136041402 gene encoding putative ankyrin repeat protein RF_0381 has product MSDDEDGGNCTFTLSTAVKAGHNDTLIFAVKYGDIEGVKVIIDEGAEIDAKDVLGKTPLHYAVEKKRTSDIKMTDIVKMLLDNGARINAKNRNGETPLHCAIEKKNIIMTELLLRHGAHVNARDNNDLSPLHVAAWEGCLQTVDYLLNYGADISAEDKTRRTPIFYAIWKGDLKTTRLLLTRKPNLKDRPHLLNIASQKGCIEIVQALLENNADINASDSNGLTALHFTASREPDYDIDFDDIKDIFSLKPRQTSYPNAYVSYNTIYKPLSDMVTSFFNHNINAIHMPVIGPEILRREIAKLLLSKGANIDAQDVKGATSLHHAIDNGHKDLVEALLEYNPNVNLVTKNKNGSPFLTSVLKGNVEVITMLLNKGADINAKLECGSTALHIATHRCIASHRCTEYIQLLLSKGANVNAQKKDGTTALHIAVSSRNVELCKMLLNWGANINATQTLSKFGASIHPVDEEGRTALHIACRLSANGEQLERNRLSAIIKLLVLHVLKLKVANMYINKQNNVYYSYCIQRIKSGLTSFRGVKNYFIREIESMKREKIIHNKLSFYDFLVRTPSSLVIYMRNENILQVLKSINYESKFPMYVGLIKNQFSEVMERKELLEQCIDIFYFLFNKATGLPQECSEKIQTYLSNEDIKSLIDAFQPL; this is encoded by the coding sequence ATGTCAGATGATGAAGATGGTGGAAATTGCACCTTTACTTTGTCGACTGCAGTAAAGGCTGGTCATAACGATACTCTTATATTTGCTGTTAAATATGGTGATATTGAAGGTGTTAAGGTGATTATAGACGAAGGTGCCGAGATTGATGCTAAAGATGTCCTGGGTAAAACTCCACTTCACTAtgctgttgaaaaaaaaaggacgtCTGATATTAAAATGACTGATATTGTGAAGATGCTTCTAGATAATGGTGCTAGAATCAATGCTAAAAATCGAAATGGTGAAACTCCTTTACACTGTGCAATTgagaaaaagaatattataaTGACTGAATTACTGTTAAGGCATGGAGCTCATGTTAATGCCAGAGATAATAATGATTTAAGTCCACTTCATGTTGCAGCCTGGGAGGGTTGTTTACAAACTGTTGATTATCTTTTAAATTATGGAGCTGATATTAGTGCTGAAGACAAAACTAGACGAACTCCTATATTTTATGCAATTTGGAAGGGTGATTTGAAAACTACTCGGTTACTTTTAACCCGTAAACCTAATTTAAAAGACAGACCTCATCTGCTGAATATTGCTAGTCAAAAGGGATGCATAGAAATCGTTCAAGCgcttttggaaaataatgctGATATTAACGCTAGTGATTCAAATGGGCTAACAGCCTTGCATTTTACTGCTTCACGTGAGCCTGATTACGATATCGATTTCGATGATATAAAGGATATATTCTCATTGAAACCTCGTCAAACCTCGTATCCAAATGCATATGTATCTTATAATACTATTTATAAACCATTGAGTGATATGGTTAcatctttttttaatcataatATTAATGCTATTCACATGCCCGTAATTGGACCTGAAATTTTAAGAAGAGAAATTGCTAAGTTACTTCTAAGTAAAGGTGCAAATATAGATGCTCAGGATGTAAAGGGTGCAACATCGCTTCATCATGCCATTGATAATGGGCATAAAGATCTTGTAGAAGCTCTTTTGGAATATAATCCAAATGTTAATCtagtaacaaaaaacaaaaatggttcACCTTTCCTCACTTCTGTTTTAAAGGGAAATGTAGAAGTTATCACAATGCTTTTGAACAAAGGAGCGGATATCAATGCTAAATTAGAGTGTGGATCCACAGCACTGCATATCGCCACTCATCGATGTATCGCATCTCATCGATGCACAGAATATATCCAACTTCTTTTGAGTAAAGGAGCTAATGTAAATGCTCAAAAAAAAGATGGAACCACTGCTCTTCATATTGCTGTTTCATCTAGGAATGTAGAACTTTGTAAAATGCTTCTGAATTGGGGGGCCAATATAAATGCCACGCAAACTCTTTCGAAATTTGGTGCTAGTATTCATCCTGTAGATGAGGAGGGAAGAACAGCACTTCATATTGCTTGTAGATTAAGCGCAAACGGGGAGCAATTGGAGCGCAACAGATTGAGCGCAATTATTAAACTTCTTGTTCTCCACGTACTAAAATTGAAAGTAGcaaatatgtatataaataaacagAATAATGTCTATTATTCTTATTGTATTCAACGTATCAAGTCAGGACTTACTTCATTTCGTGGTGTCAAAAATTACTTCATACGCGAAATAGAAAGCATGAAGCGTGAGAAGATTATTCATAATAAACTatcattttatgattttttagttAGAACTCCAAGTTCATTAGTAATATATATGAGGAATGAAAATATACTACaagttttaaaatcaatcaaCTATGAATCAAAATTTCCTATGTACGTCGGCTTGATAAAAAACCAATTCAGTGAGGTAATGGAGAGAAAAGAGTTACTTGAGCAATGTATTGACATTTTCTATTTCCTCTTTAACAAAGCTACTGGTCTACCACAGGAATGCAGTGAAAAAATACAGACCTACTTGAGTAATGAAGACATAAAAAGTTTAATCGATGCGTTTCAGCCACTTTGA